A genomic segment from Leptospira yasudae encodes:
- a CDS encoding glycosyltransferase family 4 protein, whose product MRICIVVDDYLPESMKVAAKMMHELAVGLKSVGHEVTVITPGIGVSFSFKVDEFDGLKVLRFYSGPIKNISKVRRLINEILLSWRSWKTLKGYLVSNPHDFIIYYSPSIFWFGLIRKLKQIWNAPAYLILRDLFPQWVVDAGLIKENGIITAFLRYCEKKNYKVADRIGVQSPANERWFLEKHGEFKNVQVLYNWASSLRFQNSQIQFREKLKLQNKIVFFYGGNLGQAQDMMAILRLAKRMSSHNEAHFLLVGAGDEFELVERKIATENISNVTLMSAVPQEEYKKMLSEFDIGLFTLNGKHRTHNFPGKILEYMAQGKPILGSINPGNDLQEVIQSGKAGFVSVSGEDDLFYRNALQLLDKNIREKCGKNSEILLRSKFSVDSAISAILRTSENQLN is encoded by the coding sequence ATGAGAATTTGTATTGTAGTAGATGATTATCTTCCGGAAAGTATGAAAGTCGCTGCAAAAATGATGCATGAGCTCGCAGTAGGTTTAAAATCTGTGGGGCATGAAGTGACAGTGATAACGCCAGGAATCGGGGTATCCTTTTCTTTCAAAGTAGACGAATTCGATGGGTTGAAAGTGCTTCGGTTTTATTCTGGCCCTATTAAAAATATTTCCAAAGTCAGAAGATTGATTAACGAGATTCTTCTGTCCTGGCGTTCTTGGAAAACTTTGAAAGGTTATCTTGTTTCCAATCCGCATGATTTCATAATTTACTATTCACCTTCGATTTTTTGGTTTGGATTAATCAGAAAGTTAAAGCAAATTTGGAATGCTCCAGCTTACTTAATTCTCAGAGACTTATTTCCTCAATGGGTTGTCGATGCCGGATTGATTAAGGAAAATGGTATTATCACCGCCTTTTTAAGATATTGCGAGAAGAAGAATTATAAAGTTGCGGATAGAATCGGTGTTCAATCTCCGGCCAACGAAAGATGGTTTTTAGAAAAGCACGGAGAGTTTAAGAATGTGCAAGTCCTGTACAATTGGGCCTCCTCTTTACGTTTTCAAAATTCTCAAATCCAATTTAGAGAGAAATTGAAATTGCAGAATAAGATTGTATTCTTTTACGGCGGAAACCTCGGACAAGCTCAGGACATGATGGCCATTTTGCGTTTGGCAAAACGAATGAGTTCGCATAATGAAGCGCATTTTCTATTGGTCGGGGCCGGCGATGAATTCGAGTTAGTTGAAAGGAAAATTGCAACCGAAAATATTTCCAATGTAACATTGATGAGTGCTGTTCCGCAGGAAGAATATAAAAAGATGCTTTCGGAGTTTGACATTGGCCTATTTACTCTGAATGGAAAACATAGAACGCATAATTTTCCGGGAAAAATTTTAGAATATATGGCACAGGGAAAACCGATTCTCGGTTCCATCAATCCTGGTAATGATTTACAAGAAGTCATACAAAGCGGGAAAGCAGGTTTCGTTTCCGTTTCTGGCGAAGATGATCTTTTCTACCGGAATGCATTGCAGCTTTTGGACAAGAATATTCGTGAGAAATGCGGTAAGAATTCTGAAATCTTACTAAGATCAAAGTTTTCTGTTGATTCCGCGATTTCAGCTATTTTAAGAACTTCCGAAAATCAGCTTAACTAA
- a CDS encoding sugar transferase encodes MYVRRHSRIHEQILLSNTFQLIVGGMLIVVITVIPKWGISFWKTIDSNSINTLIGVLIAFAILTSSLRKLFKYPGAQSSAYILPYTAIIYSMMLVIYLLIRIEYSVQGLLLGVIVNLAWCYVGYFLGHRYRKQRFALIPVGEALEFQDVHGTEFVFLKKPDLEKQRFDGVVADLRSRDLSPDWEKFLARCTLSRIPVYHTKQIIESLTGRVKIDHLSENEFGTLLPSRFYERLKRLIDFVAAIILIPILTPVFIATSILIRLESRGSAFFLQRRMGFRGRPFTVIKFRTMSLDIKGKGFTEGEDDPRITKLGKLLRKYRIDELPQVFNVLKGEMSFIGPRPESMELSDWYEKDVPFFAYRHVVRPGISGWAQVEQGYAAEVDGMKLKLEYDFYYIQRFSLWLDILIFFKTLKTIFTGFGSR; translated from the coding sequence ATGTACGTAAGACGGCATTCTCGGATACACGAACAAATCTTATTGAGTAATACTTTCCAGCTGATAGTTGGAGGTATGCTCATCGTCGTAATCACCGTGATTCCAAAGTGGGGTATTTCATTTTGGAAAACGATCGATTCGAATAGTATAAATACATTGATCGGTGTCTTGATAGCATTTGCCATTTTGACAAGTTCTCTAAGAAAATTATTCAAATATCCGGGTGCGCAATCATCGGCGTATATTCTGCCATATACGGCAATCATCTACAGTATGATGTTGGTGATTTATCTTTTGATTCGTATTGAGTATTCTGTTCAAGGTCTGCTTTTAGGGGTTATAGTCAATCTTGCCTGGTGTTACGTAGGTTATTTCCTCGGTCATCGATATAGAAAACAGAGATTTGCACTGATTCCTGTAGGAGAAGCCCTTGAGTTTCAAGATGTACATGGAACCGAATTCGTTTTTTTGAAAAAACCGGATCTTGAAAAGCAGCGGTTCGATGGCGTTGTTGCTGACTTAAGATCAAGGGATCTTTCTCCAGATTGGGAAAAATTTTTGGCAAGGTGTACTCTTTCGCGAATTCCAGTTTATCACACGAAACAAATTATTGAATCTTTGACTGGACGAGTTAAAATTGATCATTTATCGGAAAACGAATTTGGCACGTTGCTTCCATCAAGATTTTATGAAAGATTGAAGCGTTTAATCGATTTCGTAGCTGCGATCATTTTAATTCCAATATTGACCCCTGTCTTCATTGCTACTTCAATTTTGATCCGTTTAGAAAGTCGAGGTTCAGCTTTCTTTTTGCAGCGAAGAATGGGATTCAGGGGAAGACCTTTTACCGTGATAAAATTCAGAACTATGTCTTTGGATATTAAAGGAAAAGGTTTTACCGAAGGGGAAGACGATCCTCGTATTACTAAGTTAGGTAAATTGTTGCGAAAATATCGGATCGACGAGCTTCCCCAGGTATTCAACGTTCTCAAAGGTGAAATGAGTTTTATCGGTCCTAGGCCCGAATCGATGGAACTTTCAGATTGGTATGAAAAGGATGTTCCTTTTTTCGCATATAGACACGTTGTGCGACCGGGGATTTCCGGATGGGCGCAGGTGGAACAAGGTTATGCAGCGGAAGTGGACGGAATGAAATTGAAACTCGAATACGATTTTTATTATATTCAAAGATTTTCACTTTGGCTTGATATTTTGATTTTTTTTAAGACTTTAAAAACAATTTTTACCGGTTTTGGATCTCGTTGA
- a CDS encoding O-antigen polymerase — protein sequence MSIIIAITGLLNIMFLYLFARKTSPVLILMQIYWFFWMFLSSFSLTGLQIPTGKTYFLYILMLTSVTLGSGLFSLHTFISKRKIKPKFISILKIANKRKEKYYFIFLCLFISPIVTFFFLKSLYIQFLTNESMPSDYRSMAFGLFGESILFGKNIYLYYYASIIQPLLYASLFLGVAFLLRYKKKRILLFAFFLVAMDTLMLLGRFGFYYILIILVLILVIVIFRNPKAIFGSVAVKATLVSILLIVLFVFTLGYMRSAKRTFNFSEFVNVYIIDYHTESFSMFDHELKEESSTLHQRTYGRTSLGGIERMVTFALNRVFKTSIPAESNLLGENLHKSRLLGYTFDGKEKYYNAFGSVLFNLYKDGGIVFIIFMGILFGYLVSKYSASFISLNAYSLSMLAALFFIGIFGIFKPILSESLQMTILFLIVFWRL from the coding sequence ATGTCGATTATAATCGCAATAACAGGACTATTGAATATAATGTTTTTGTATTTATTTGCGAGAAAAACAAGTCCTGTCTTGATTTTAATGCAGATTTACTGGTTTTTTTGGATGTTCTTATCTTCGTTTTCACTTACCGGATTACAGATTCCAACAGGTAAAACTTATTTTCTATACATATTGATGCTAACATCCGTTACGCTCGGCTCCGGATTGTTTTCTCTGCATACATTTATATCGAAAAGGAAAATTAAGCCGAAGTTTATTTCGATCCTTAAGATCGCAAATAAAAGGAAAGAAAAATATTATTTTATTTTTTTATGTCTTTTTATTTCTCCGATTGTGACGTTTTTCTTTTTGAAGTCATTGTATATTCAATTTTTAACCAATGAATCGATGCCTTCCGATTATCGAAGTATGGCTTTTGGTCTTTTTGGGGAATCGATTTTATTCGGGAAAAATATATATTTATATTATTACGCTTCTATAATTCAGCCATTGTTGTACGCTTCGCTTTTTTTAGGCGTAGCCTTCTTGCTTAGATATAAGAAAAAACGAATTCTTCTTTTTGCTTTCTTTTTAGTCGCTATGGATACGTTGATGTTGTTGGGTAGATTCGGGTTTTATTATATTTTAATAATTCTTGTGTTGATTCTGGTTATAGTAATTTTTAGAAACCCGAAAGCAATTTTCGGGTCTGTAGCGGTAAAAGCAACTTTAGTTTCCATTCTTTTGATTGTGCTTTTTGTGTTTACTCTGGGATATATGAGAAGCGCAAAGAGGACATTTAATTTTTCGGAATTTGTGAATGTTTACATAATTGACTATCATACAGAATCATTTTCGATGTTTGACCATGAGTTAAAGGAAGAAAGTTCTACTTTGCATCAAAGAACGTATGGAAGAACCTCTTTGGGGGGTATTGAAAGAATGGTAACTTTTGCCCTAAATAGAGTATTTAAAACGAGCATTCCGGCCGAAAGTAATTTGTTAGGCGAGAATTTGCATAAATCGAGGTTGCTTGGATACACATTCGATGGAAAAGAGAAATACTACAATGCCTTTGGATCGGTGCTTTTCAATCTGTATAAGGACGGTGGAATCGTATTTATAATTTTTATGGGAATTCTTTTTGGGTATTTGGTATCGAAATACTCGGCTTCATTTATTTCTTTAAACGCGTATTCTTTGTCTATGCTTGCGGCATTGTTCTTTATAGGTATTTTCGGGATATTTAAGCCGATTTTGAGTGAATCACTGCAAATGACTATTTTGTTTCTGATTGTCTTTTGGCGCTTATAG